One Pectobacterium polaris DNA window includes the following coding sequences:
- the aaeX gene encoding p-hydroxybenzoic acid efflux pump operon protein AaeX encodes MSSLPVMVLFGLSFPPVFFVLLVSLTLFFVVNRLLQPTGIYDFVWHPALFNSALFCCLFYLLFRYGL; translated from the coding sequence ATGAGTTCACTCCCGGTTATGGTGCTGTTCGGGCTGTCATTTCCCCCCGTATTTTTTGTCTTGCTGGTATCGCTGACCCTGTTTTTTGTCGTGAATCGCCTGCTGCAACCGACGGGGATCTATGACTTCGTCTGGCATCCTGCGCTGTTTAACAGCGCGCTGTTCTGCTGTCTGTTTTATTTATTGTTCCGTTACGGTCTGTGA
- the aaeA gene encoding p-hydroxybenzoic acid efflux pump subunit AaeA — protein sequence MKAFFLPLFRQQAVLIKKLSRVVITLVIVLCAIVAIFRVWAFYTESPWTRDAKFTADVVAIAPDVSGLLSDVRVTDNQLVNKGDVLFVIDQPRYHQAVAQAEADVAYYQALVTEKRRESGRRARLGISAMSQENIDQSSNALETATHQLAKAQAVLSLAQLELERTVVRAPADGWVTNLHVQSGEFIERGNTAVALVKKDSFYLLAYMEETKLEGVRRGYRVEITPLGSEKIFYGTVDSVAAGVNNNSNSANSKGLANVDSNLEWVRLAQRVPVKIRLDRQMGDLYPAGTTATVVITGEQVNNDKEPSPLIRLLYRLREFG from the coding sequence GTGAAAGCTTTCTTTTTACCCTTGTTTAGACAGCAGGCCGTGCTGATCAAAAAACTGAGCCGCGTGGTTATCACGCTGGTGATTGTGCTGTGTGCGATTGTGGCGATTTTCCGGGTCTGGGCGTTCTATACCGAATCGCCCTGGACGCGCGATGCCAAATTTACGGCGGATGTCGTGGCGATTGCGCCGGACGTCAGCGGGTTATTGAGCGATGTTCGCGTTACGGACAATCAATTGGTGAACAAAGGTGACGTGCTGTTTGTCATCGATCAGCCGCGCTACCATCAGGCCGTGGCGCAGGCGGAAGCCGATGTTGCCTACTATCAGGCGCTGGTGACGGAAAAACGTCGGGAATCAGGACGCCGGGCGCGACTGGGCATCAGTGCGATGTCACAGGAAAATATCGATCAGTCCAGTAATGCATTGGAAACCGCCACGCATCAGCTTGCTAAAGCGCAGGCGGTATTGTCACTGGCGCAACTGGAGCTGGAACGCACGGTGGTACGTGCTCCTGCCGACGGCTGGGTGACCAACCTGCATGTGCAAAGCGGTGAGTTCATCGAGCGAGGTAACACGGCGGTGGCGCTGGTGAAGAAGGACTCGTTCTATCTGTTGGCATACATGGAAGAGACCAAGCTTGAAGGCGTGCGTCGTGGCTACCGTGTGGAGATTACGCCGCTGGGTAGCGAAAAGATATTTTATGGCACGGTCGATAGCGTGGCGGCTGGGGTGAATAACAACAGTAACAGCGCGAACAGTAAAGGTTTGGCTAACGTGGATTCCAATCTGGAATGGGTGCGTCTGGCGCAGCGTGTGCCGGTAAAAATTCGCCTCGATCGTCAAATGGGCGACCTCTACCCGGCTGGCACCACGGCCACCGTAGTGATCACCGGTGAGCAGGTCAACAATGATAAAGAGCCTTCACCGCTCATCCGTCTCCTTTATCGCCTGCGTGAGTTCGGCTAA
- the aaeB gene encoding p-hydroxybenzoic acid efflux pump subunit AaeB — protein sequence MFFTTPKFARLRFAFKLSFAIVLSLFLGFHLQLETPRWSVLTAAIVAAGPAFAAGGEPFSGAIRHRGMLRVVGTFIGCIGALVIIIATVRAPVVMLMLCCIWAGFCTWVSSLVKVENAYVFGLAGYTALIIIVSTQGTPLLTPQFAVERCSEIVLGIVCAILADLLFSPRSIKQDVDRSIGELLVDQYRLLQLCMSGAEKDAIDKAWHALVRKTTALNGMHSSLMLESSRWQNSNRRLTSLHTQSLTMITQACETYLILQDAPTPVKSSLKQVLDQPVESFRDVHCRVKALRQLIAADSRDVPPMLIGWVGAATRYLLLAKGVQTNGRINTIEADVLNSEVEIKAPSAETHHAMINGLRTGVATALGCLFWLSTGWTSGSVCMVMIAVVTSLAMRLPNPQMMAKDFLFGTIYALPLGAVMFMFIMPSTQQSMLLLCLSLGAMAFFLGLEVQKRRLGSLGALASTINILVLDNPMTFNVSQFLDSAIGQIIGCFLALMVILLIRDNTKAHTGRTLLNRFVYGAVSALTTNTARRKENHLPALYQQLFLLLSRFPDDIAKYRLALWLIIMHQRLRTLDIPQNAALSAFHRQIRATAEQVISARRDSTRSRYFTQLLDELERYQQMLTEQQLPPSVTVPVGRLTGILRDYQHALSN from the coding sequence ATGTTCTTTACGACGCCAAAATTTGCGCGCCTTCGCTTCGCTTTCAAACTGAGCTTCGCGATTGTGCTGTCCCTGTTTCTGGGCTTCCATCTCCAGCTGGAAACGCCACGCTGGTCGGTGCTGACGGCGGCGATTGTCGCTGCGGGTCCGGCATTCGCGGCGGGTGGTGAGCCATTTTCTGGCGCCATTCGCCATCGTGGCATGCTACGTGTTGTCGGCACCTTTATCGGTTGTATCGGTGCACTTGTCATCATTATCGCTACCGTTCGCGCGCCGGTTGTGATGTTGATGCTGTGCTGTATTTGGGCGGGCTTCTGCACCTGGGTTTCCTCGCTGGTTAAAGTCGAAAACGCCTATGTGTTCGGGCTGGCGGGTTATACCGCGCTGATTATCATTGTATCGACGCAAGGAACACCGCTGCTGACGCCGCAGTTTGCCGTGGAACGCTGTAGTGAGATTGTGTTGGGCATCGTCTGTGCGATTCTGGCGGATTTACTGTTCTCACCGCGCTCGATCAAGCAGGATGTCGACCGCAGTATCGGTGAACTATTAGTGGATCAGTATCGGTTACTGCAACTCTGCATGAGCGGGGCGGAGAAAGACGCAATAGACAAGGCATGGCACGCGCTGGTGCGCAAAACAACTGCGCTAAACGGCATGCACAGCAGCCTGATGTTGGAGTCCTCGCGTTGGCAGAACAGCAATCGCCGCTTAACGTCGCTGCATACACAATCACTCACGATGATTACACAGGCGTGTGAAACCTACCTGATTTTGCAGGACGCCCCGACTCCCGTAAAAAGCAGCCTGAAACAAGTGTTGGATCAGCCTGTTGAGTCGTTTCGCGATGTGCATTGCCGTGTGAAAGCATTGCGCCAGCTGATTGCGGCGGACAGTCGTGACGTGCCGCCGATGCTGATCGGTTGGGTCGGAGCGGCGACGCGCTACCTGCTGCTGGCGAAGGGCGTGCAGACCAACGGGCGTATCAATACGATTGAAGCTGACGTGCTGAACAGCGAGGTGGAAATTAAAGCACCATCGGCTGAAACGCATCACGCCATGATTAATGGCTTACGCACTGGCGTGGCGACGGCGCTGGGCTGTCTGTTCTGGCTGAGTACTGGCTGGACCTCTGGCAGCGTGTGTATGGTGATGATTGCGGTGGTGACGTCGCTTGCCATGCGGTTGCCGAACCCGCAGATGATGGCGAAGGATTTTCTTTTCGGGACGATCTACGCGCTGCCGCTGGGTGCGGTGATGTTCATGTTTATCATGCCGTCAACGCAGCAAAGTATGCTGTTGCTGTGCCTGAGTCTGGGAGCAATGGCTTTCTTTCTCGGCCTTGAAGTACAAAAACGTCGACTTGGCTCACTGGGTGCATTGGCCAGTACGATCAATATTCTGGTGTTGGATAACCCGATGACGTTCAACGTCAGTCAGTTTCTGGACAGCGCGATCGGCCAGATCATCGGCTGTTTTCTGGCGTTGATGGTGATCCTGTTGATCCGGGATAACACTAAAGCACACACGGGGAGAACGCTGCTGAACCGCTTTGTGTATGGTGCGGTCTCGGCGCTGACGACCAACACGGCGCGTCGCAAGGAAAATCACCTGCCAGCGCTGTATCAACAACTGTTCCTGCTGCTGAGCCGCTTCCCTGACGATATTGCCAAGTATCGCCTCGCACTGTGGCTAATCATCATGCACCAGCGTCTGAGGACGCTGGATATTCCACAAAACGCGGCGCTGTCTGCCTTCCATCGCCAGATTCGTGCAACGGCGGAGCAGGTGATTTCAGCCCGACGCGATAGCACGCGCAGCCGCTATTTCACGCAGCTGTTGGACGAGCTTGAGCGTTATCAGCAGATGCTGACAGAACAGCAGCTACCGCCGAGCGTAACAGTGCCTGTCGGGCGATTGACCGGGATCCTGCGTGATTATCAGCATGCGCTGAGCAACTAA
- a CDS encoding NAD-dependent succinate-semialdehyde dehydrogenase: MSGQNLQDHELFNTGYFAAGKWQQSGATFKVVNPATGESIACVAKAGKKEAQAAIDAAYAAFPAWKRKTAKERSEILYRWYELILENKRYLAELMTAEQGKPVQEAEGEVVYAANFIQWFAEQGKRANGEIIPPAKPGSKIYATREPVGVVVAITPWNFPLAMLTRKLGPALAAGCTGVIKPANNTPLSAFALLALARQAGVPDGVLNGVAGDTQAISDTVMASDKVRKISFTGSTEVGKTLVRNAAETMKKVSMELGGNAPYIVFDDADIQAAVKGAIANRFRNAGQVCVSANRFYIQDGVYDEFVSLLAEEVKKLKVGNGMDDGVVLGPLIDDAAVEKVEKHVNDAVEKGGKALVGGKRHKLGHSFFEPTVIIDANEAMLLAQEETFGPVAPCFRFKTEEEVIQRANNTPFGLAAYFYSQNLQRVFRVAEALESGMIGINECAVSTELAPFGGVKESGLGREGSVLGLDEFLEVKTWHLGGL, from the coding sequence ATGTCAGGACAAAATTTGCAGGATCATGAACTGTTTAACACGGGCTACTTTGCTGCGGGGAAATGGCAGCAGAGCGGCGCGACCTTCAAGGTCGTGAATCCGGCGACGGGCGAGTCGATTGCCTGCGTGGCGAAAGCGGGAAAGAAAGAGGCGCAGGCGGCGATTGACGCCGCCTATGCCGCCTTTCCTGCCTGGAAGCGTAAAACCGCGAAGGAACGTTCTGAAATCCTGTATCGCTGGTACGAACTGATTCTGGAAAATAAACGCTATCTGGCGGAGTTGATGACCGCCGAGCAGGGCAAACCTGTGCAGGAAGCCGAAGGCGAAGTTGTTTACGCGGCGAATTTCATTCAGTGGTTTGCTGAGCAGGGCAAGCGGGCGAACGGTGAGATTATTCCGCCGGCTAAGCCCGGATCGAAGATTTACGCCACGCGTGAACCCGTTGGCGTCGTTGTCGCCATTACACCGTGGAATTTCCCGCTGGCGATGCTGACGCGGAAGCTGGGGCCGGCGCTGGCCGCAGGATGTACCGGTGTTATCAAACCTGCTAATAACACGCCGCTGTCTGCGTTTGCACTGTTGGCGCTGGCACGGCAGGCGGGTGTGCCGGATGGTGTACTCAACGGTGTGGCGGGTGATACGCAGGCGATCAGCGATACCGTCATGGCGAGCGATAAAGTGCGCAAAATTTCCTTCACGGGTTCGACGGAAGTAGGGAAAACGCTGGTGCGCAACGCCGCAGAGACCATGAAGAAAGTGTCGATGGAGCTGGGCGGGAACGCGCCTTATATCGTGTTTGATGACGCAGATATTCAGGCCGCAGTAAAAGGCGCGATAGCTAACCGTTTCCGTAATGCGGGTCAGGTTTGTGTCAGTGCCAACCGATTTTATATTCAGGACGGCGTCTACGATGAGTTTGTCTCTCTGCTCGCGGAAGAAGTGAAGAAGCTGAAAGTCGGTAATGGTATGGATGACGGCGTTGTGCTCGGCCCGCTGATTGACGATGCTGCGGTTGAGAAGGTAGAAAAGCACGTCAATGACGCGGTGGAAAAGGGAGGCAAGGCGCTCGTGGGTGGTAAACGGCATAAGCTGGGCCACAGCTTCTTTGAACCGACGGTGATTATTGATGCCAACGAAGCGATGCTGCTGGCGCAGGAAGAAACGTTTGGCCCGGTTGCTCCCTGTTTCCGTTTCAAAACGGAAGAAGAAGTGATTCAGCGCGCCAACAATACGCCGTTTGGTCTGGCGGCTTATTTCTACAGCCAGAATTTGCAGCGTGTGTTCCGCGTGGCAGAAGCGTTGGAGAGCGGCATGATTGGCATTAATGAGTGCGCGGTTTCAACCGAATTAGCTCCCTTCGGCGGTGTGAAAGAGTCAGGATTAGGCCGCGAAGGTTCTGTTTTGGGGCTGGACGAGTTTCTGGAAGTGAAAACCTGGCATTTGGGCGGGTTGTGA
- the yjgA gene encoding ribosome biogenesis factor YjgA: MKQKYEDWLNDVPENQEDDEDDEIIWVSKSEIKRDAEALKDLGAELVELGKNALEKIPLDDDLRAAVELAQRIKKEGRRRQLQLIGKMLRARDPEPIQTALDKLNNRHNQQVALFHKLEQLRDRLIEEGDDVVPDILALYPHADRQQLRSLVRNAQKEKATNKPPKSARQIFQYLRELAETTE, encoded by the coding sequence ATGAAGCAAAAGTACGAAGACTGGCTGAATGACGTCCCAGAGAACCAAGAAGACGACGAAGATGATGAAATTATCTGGGTCAGCAAAAGTGAAATAAAGCGCGATGCCGAAGCGCTGAAAGATCTCGGTGCGGAACTGGTCGAGCTGGGCAAAAACGCTCTGGAAAAGATCCCGTTGGACGACGATCTTCGTGCAGCGGTGGAACTGGCGCAGCGGATCAAGAAAGAAGGCCGCCGCCGTCAGCTACAGCTGATTGGTAAAATGCTGCGCGCCCGCGATCCAGAGCCGATCCAAACCGCACTGGATAAACTGAACAACCGTCATAATCAGCAGGTGGCGTTATTCCACAAACTGGAACAGCTGCGTGACCGTCTGATTGAAGAAGGTGACGATGTGGTTCCTGATATTCTGGCGCTGTATCCTCACGCTGACCGTCAGCAATTGCGCTCTCTGGTACGTAATGCGCAGAAAGAGAAAGCGACGAATAAGCCGCCGAAATCCGCCCGCCAGATCTTCCAGTATCTGCGCGAACTGGCTGAAACCACAGAGTAA
- the pmbA gene encoding metalloprotease PmbA → MTITTQVAEQRKALELAVAQALELARAGSDAAEVAVSKTTGISVSTRYGDVENVEFNSDGALGITVYHQQRKGSASSTDLSPDAIARTVQAALDIARYTSVDPFAGPADRDLLAFDAPDLDLFHPTELDADRGIELAARAEQAALQADKRITNTEGGSFNSHYGVKVFGNSHGLLKSYCSSRHSMSSCVIAEVNGDMERDYAYTVGRALDDLLSPEWVGEECARRTLSRLSPRKLPTMQAPVMFSAEVATGLFGHLVGAISGGSVYRKSTFLLDKLGQQILPEWLTIEEQPHLLRGLASTPFDSEGVRTQAREIVKAGVLQTWLMTSYSARKLGMQSTGHAGGIHNWRIAGQGLDFNGMLKQMGKGLLVTELMGQGVSGVTGDYSRGASGFWVENGEIQYPVSEITIAGNLKDMLRNIVTVGNDIETRSNIQCGSVLLPEMKIAGE, encoded by the coding sequence ATGACGATAACTACTCAGGTTGCAGAGCAGCGTAAAGCGCTGGAGCTCGCGGTTGCTCAGGCGCTGGAACTGGCGCGTGCCGGTTCTGATGCGGCAGAAGTCGCGGTGTCAAAAACGACGGGCATTAGCGTCAGTACCCGTTATGGTGATGTTGAAAATGTTGAATTCAACAGCGATGGTGCGTTGGGCATTACGGTTTATCACCAACAGCGTAAAGGCAGCGCCTCGTCTACCGATCTCAGCCCGGATGCGATAGCCCGTACCGTACAGGCCGCGCTGGATATTGCTCGTTATACTTCTGTCGATCCTTTTGCTGGTCCGGCGGATCGAGATCTTCTGGCGTTCGATGCGCCGGATCTGGATCTGTTCCATCCGACCGAGCTGGATGCGGATCGCGGCATTGAATTAGCCGCTCGCGCAGAGCAGGCCGCATTGCAGGCTGACAAGCGCATCACCAACACCGAAGGCGGCAGTTTTAACAGCCACTACGGCGTTAAGGTGTTCGGCAATAGCCACGGCCTGCTGAAAAGTTACTGTTCTAGCCGTCACTCCATGTCCAGCTGTGTGATTGCCGAAGTGAATGGCGATATGGAGCGGGACTATGCCTACACCGTTGGCCGTGCGCTGGATGACTTACTCAGCCCGGAATGGGTGGGCGAAGAGTGTGCACGTCGCACGTTATCCCGCCTGTCACCGCGTAAACTGCCTACCATGCAGGCACCGGTGATGTTTTCTGCGGAAGTGGCGACGGGCCTGTTTGGCCATTTGGTTGGCGCCATCAGCGGCGGCAGCGTTTATCGTAAATCCACTTTCCTGCTGGATAAGCTGGGTCAGCAGATTCTGCCGGAATGGCTGACGATTGAGGAACAACCTCATCTGCTAAGAGGGCTGGCTTCTACGCCGTTCGACAGCGAAGGCGTGCGGACGCAGGCGCGTGAAATTGTGAAGGCGGGCGTATTGCAGACCTGGCTCATGACAAGCTACTCCGCGCGTAAGCTGGGCATGCAGAGTACCGGCCATGCAGGTGGCATTCATAACTGGCGGATTGCCGGACAGGGGCTGGATTTCAACGGTATGTTGAAACAGATGGGCAAAGGCCTGCTGGTGACCGAACTGATGGGGCAAGGTGTGAGCGGTGTGACGGGGGATTATTCCCGTGGCGCATCCGGCTTCTGGGTCGAAAACGGCGAAATTCAGTATCCGGTCAGCGAGATTACCATCGCGGGTAACCTGAAAGACATGCTGCGTAATATCGTGACGGTGGGGAATGATATCGAAACCCGAAGCAATATCCAATGTGGTTCCGTTCTGCTGCCAGAGATGAAGATCGCAGGGGAATAA
- the rnk gene encoding nucleoside diphosphate kinase regulator has product MTKPNLTISELDAERLDMLLEQPAFADSDIAQALNEELDRAEILPSASIPSHVVTMNSRVRFRDLNTNEEHIRTLVYPAAVKDSQEPLSVMAPLGAALLGMHVGNSIAWQLPNGEETRIEVLELLYQPEAAGEYHR; this is encoded by the coding sequence ATGACGAAACCTAACCTGACAATCAGTGAATTGGATGCAGAACGTCTGGATATGTTATTGGAGCAGCCCGCCTTTGCGGACAGCGATATCGCACAGGCGTTGAATGAGGAGCTGGATCGGGCGGAAATTCTGCCTTCGGCATCGATTCCCTCACATGTCGTCACCATGAATAGTCGGGTGCGTTTCCGCGATCTGAATACCAACGAAGAGCACATCCGCACGCTGGTTTATCCGGCCGCGGTGAAGGACAGTCAAGAACCGCTGTCGGTGATGGCTCCGCTGGGCGCGGCACTATTGGGAATGCATGTGGGAAATTCTATCGCCTGGCAGTTGCCAAACGGTGAAGAAACGCGAATTGAAGTACTAGAACTACTCTATCAGCCAGAAGCCGCAGGCGAGTACCACCGCTAA
- the npr gene encoding PTS phosphocarrier protein NPr, which produces MTVRQTVEIKNKLGMHARPAMKLFELVQSFDAEVILRNDSGTEAEASSVIAMLMLDSAKGRLIEVEATGPDEEQALAAVIGLFEAGFDED; this is translated from the coding sequence ATGACAGTCCGGCAAACGGTTGAAATCAAAAACAAGCTGGGCATGCACGCTCGCCCAGCCATGAAGCTGTTCGAGCTGGTGCAGAGCTTTGATGCAGAAGTGATCCTGCGTAATGACAGCGGTACCGAAGCCGAAGCCAGCAGCGTGATTGCCATGCTAATGTTGGACTCGGCCAAAGGGCGACTCATTGAGGTAGAAGCGACAGGCCCAGATGAAGAGCAGGCGCTTGCCGCCGTCATCGGGCTGTTTGAAGCGGGGTTCGACGAGGACTAG
- the rapZ gene encoding RNase adapter RapZ, with the protein MVLMIVSGRSGSGKSVALRALEDMGFYCVDNLPVVLLPELANTLAARNISAAVSIDVRNMPESPEIFEHAMEQLPPSFSPQLLFLDADRNTLIRRYSDTRRLHPLSSKNLSLESAIDEESDLLEPLRSRADLIIDTSEMSVHELAEMLRTRLLGKRERELTMVFESFGFKHGIPIDADYVFDVRFLPNPHWDPKLRPMTGLDKPVASFLDRHTEVHNFIYQTRSYLELWLPMLETNNRSYLTVAIGCTGGKHRSVYVAEQLADYFRSRGKNVQSRHRTLEKRKPS; encoded by the coding sequence ATGGTGCTGATGATTGTCAGTGGTCGCTCAGGTTCAGGGAAATCTGTCGCCCTGCGCGCACTGGAAGATATGGGGTTCTACTGCGTAGATAACCTGCCAGTGGTTCTACTGCCAGAACTGGCTAATACGCTTGCGGCACGTAACATTTCCGCAGCAGTCAGCATTGACGTGCGCAATATGCCGGAATCACCAGAGATCTTCGAGCATGCCATGGAGCAACTGCCACCCAGCTTCTCGCCTCAATTGCTGTTTCTGGATGCCGATCGCAATACGCTGATTCGTCGTTACAGCGACACCCGTCGCCTTCACCCGCTTTCCAGCAAGAATCTGTCACTGGAAAGCGCCATTGATGAAGAAAGCGACCTGCTGGAGCCGTTGCGTTCACGTGCCGACCTGATTATCGACACCTCAGAGATGTCGGTACATGAACTGGCCGAAATGTTGCGTACCCGACTGCTCGGCAAGCGGGAACGCGAACTCACGATGGTGTTCGAATCGTTCGGCTTTAAGCACGGTATCCCTATCGATGCGGATTACGTCTTTGACGTGCGCTTCCTGCCGAACCCGCACTGGGATCCGAAACTGCGCCCGATGACCGGTCTGGATAAGCCTGTTGCGTCTTTCCTCGACAGGCATACCGAAGTTCACAATTTCATCTACCAGACTCGCAGCTATCTGGAACTGTGGCTGCCGATGCTGGAAACCAATAACCGCAGCTACTTGACCGTCGCCATTGGCTGTACCGGCGGTAAACACCGTTCCGTCTACGTCGCCGAACAGTTGGCAGACTACTTCCGCTCACGCGGTAAGAACGTGCAGTCGCGCCACCGTACGCTGGAAAAACGTAAACCCTCATAA
- the ptsN gene encoding PTS IIA-like nitrogen regulatory protein PtsN, whose translation MNHDPVLQLSTVLRPECTRSTVHCQSKKRALEIISELAAKQLNIPSQIIFDAILTRERMGSTGIGGGIAIPHGKLEDDNALGAIGVFIQLEQPIAFDAIDNQAVDLLFALLVPAEQCKTHLHTLSLVAKRLADKTVCRRLRAAQSDEELYQIMTEAG comes from the coding sequence ATGAACCACGATCCCGTATTGCAGCTCAGCACCGTATTACGTCCTGAGTGCACCCGAAGCACCGTCCACTGCCAGAGTAAGAAACGGGCATTGGAAATTATCAGTGAGCTCGCAGCCAAGCAGCTTAACATTCCTTCGCAGATTATCTTTGATGCCATCCTGACCCGGGAGCGGATGGGCAGCACGGGAATCGGCGGCGGCATTGCCATTCCTCACGGCAAGCTGGAAGACGATAATGCGCTGGGCGCCATCGGTGTTTTCATCCAGTTAGAGCAACCGATCGCTTTCGATGCCATTGATAATCAGGCTGTTGATCTGCTTTTTGCCTTGCTGGTTCCAGCGGAACAATGTAAAACCCATTTGCATACCCTGTCGCTTGTTGCCAAGCGGCTGGCGGATAAAACGGTTTGCCGACGCCTGCGTGCGGCGCAAAGCGATGAAGAGCTGTACCAGATTATGACGGAAGCTGGTTAA
- the hpf gene encoding ribosome hibernation promoting factor, whose translation MQLNITGHHIEITEPLRDFVNGKFAKLEQYFDRINQVNVVLRVEKVQQIAEATLHVNGGELHATSEAADMYAAIDLLIDKLARQLNKHKDKLKQH comes from the coding sequence ATGCAGCTCAACATTACCGGACACCACATCGAGATCACTGAACCGCTGCGTGATTTTGTTAATGGCAAGTTTGCCAAATTAGAGCAGTATTTTGACCGGATTAATCAGGTCAATGTGGTATTGAGAGTGGAAAAAGTTCAGCAAATTGCCGAGGCCACGCTCCACGTTAATGGCGGCGAGCTGCATGCAACCTCAGAGGCGGCAGATATGTACGCCGCGATAGATTTATTGATTGATAAGCTGGCGAGACAGCTCAATAAGCATAAAGATAAACTCAAGCAGCACTAA
- the rpoN gene encoding RNA polymerase factor sigma-54: MKQGLQLRLSQQLAMTPQLQQAIRLLQLSTLELQQEIQLALESNPLLEQTDQHDEIESFEKADSDSLDTGEALEQRDMPEELPLDATWDEIYSAGTPSGTGTDYRDEELPIYQGETTQTLQDYLMWQVELTPFSDTDAAIATSIVDAVDNTGYLTVPLQDILESIGDDDVTLEEVEAVLKRVQRFDPVGVAARDLRDCLLVQLSQFADDTPRLIEARLIVSDHLDLLANHDFRSLIRVTRLKEDVLKEALALIQSLDPRPGQSINTGESEYVIPDVLIRKVQGVWVVELNTDSVPRLQINQQYAALGNSVRNDSDGQFIRSNLQEARWLIKSLESRNDTLLKVTRSIVEQQQDFFEQGEEFMKPMVLADIAQAVDMHESTISRVTTQKFLHSPRGIFELKYFFSSHVNTDSGGEASSTAIRALVKKLIAAENPVKPLSDSKLTALLSDQGIIVARRTVAKYRESLSIPPSNQRKQLI, encoded by the coding sequence ATGAAGCAAGGTTTGCAACTCAGGCTTAGCCAGCAACTGGCCATGACTCCACAGCTCCAACAGGCGATCCGCCTGTTGCAACTGTCCACGCTTGAATTGCAACAGGAAATTCAACTGGCGCTGGAAAGCAATCCGTTGCTCGAACAAACGGATCAGCACGACGAAATCGAGTCATTCGAAAAGGCAGACAGCGATTCACTGGATACCGGTGAAGCGCTTGAACAAAGAGACATGCCGGAAGAATTGCCGCTCGATGCCACCTGGGATGAAATCTACTCCGCAGGCACGCCGTCGGGCACCGGCACCGACTATCGCGATGAAGAACTGCCAATTTATCAAGGCGAAACCACGCAAACGCTTCAGGATTACCTGATGTGGCAGGTTGAGCTAACGCCGTTTTCCGACACCGACGCAGCTATCGCCACCTCTATCGTCGATGCGGTGGACAACACCGGCTACCTGACCGTACCGCTACAGGACATTCTTGAGAGCATCGGTGACGACGACGTAACGCTGGAAGAGGTTGAAGCCGTACTCAAACGCGTGCAGCGCTTCGATCCCGTTGGCGTGGCCGCTCGCGATCTGCGTGATTGTCTGCTGGTGCAGCTTTCCCAGTTTGCCGACGACACACCACGCCTGATCGAAGCGCGTCTGATCGTCAGCGATCATCTCGATCTGTTAGCCAACCATGATTTCCGCAGCCTGATTCGTGTAACGCGTCTGAAAGAAGACGTGCTGAAAGAAGCACTGGCGCTGATCCAATCGCTCGATCCCCGTCCAGGCCAGTCGATCAACACCGGCGAATCCGAATACGTGATTCCTGACGTGCTGATACGTAAAGTTCAGGGAGTCTGGGTCGTCGAACTGAACACCGACAGCGTTCCCCGTTTGCAGATTAACCAGCAGTATGCCGCGCTGGGTAACAGCGTACGCAACGACAGCGACGGACAATTTATCCGCAGCAATCTGCAAGAAGCGCGTTGGCTCATTAAAAGCCTGGAAAGTCGCAACGACACGCTGCTGAAAGTGACCCGCAGCATCGTCGAGCAGCAACAGGATTTCTTCGAGCAGGGCGAAGAATTCATGAAGCCCATGGTACTGGCAGACATCGCTCAAGCGGTGGATATGCATGAATCCACCATCTCACGCGTGACGACACAGAAGTTCCTGCACAGCCCGCGCGGCATTTTTGAGCTAAAATATTTCTTCTCCAGCCACGTTAATACCGATAGTGGCGGGGAAGCGTCATCAACGGCAATCCGCGCGTTGGTGAAGAAGCTTATTGCGGCGGAAAACCCCGTGAAGCCACTGAGCGATAGCAAGCTTACGGCACTGCTTTCCGATCAGGGCATCATCGTGGCGCGTCGAACCGTTGCAAAATACCGAGAGTCTTTATCTATCCCACCATCGAATCAGCGTAAACAACTGATTTGA